The Meiothermus sp. QL-1 DNA window GTTCGCCCCCACCCCCAGCTCAGGCGCCAGGGGGCCGACCTGATCTACGAGCTCCGGCTGGGGCTGGCCCAGGCTGCCCTGGGGGTCCGGGTGCAGGTGCCGGGCCTGAGGGGAGAGGTGCCGCTGGAGGTACCCCCGGGCACTGGTGAGGGCGAGGTCTTCGAGCTGGAAGGCGAGGGGTTGCCCCGCCCGGGGAGCCGCCAGCGGGGTAGGCTGCGGGTGGTCACCCGGTTAGAGGTGCCCCGGAATCTCTCCAAAAAAGCCCGCGACCTGCTGCGGCAGTACGCCCAGGAGGTGGGGGAGGAGGTGGCCCCGGAGGGCTGGTGGGAGCGGGTCAAGCGAGTGTTCAGGGGCTAGTTCAGCCCTTGCTCAGGAAAACCCACTAGACTCTGCTCGTGAAAAGCGTGCTGCGAGTTTTTTGGCTGGGCCTCTTTGTGGGCGGGGCTTTCGCGCAAAGGCCGGTGGATATCGTCTTCTGGCACACCCTGGACCCGCCTGGACGGGAGGTGCTGGAAAGGGTTGTGGCCGATTTTAACCGCAGCCAGCGCGACTACCGGGTGGTGGCCCAGTATGTGGGCGACCTGCGCGAAGGAGGGGTGAAGCTCATCTCGGCCTTGCGGGCAGGGAATGCGCCCCAGCTTTACTACGGTGAGGTTTCCTTTGTGGGCCGGGCGGTGCAGGAGAACCTGGCCCTGCCGCTGGACGAGTACTTAGGGGGATTGCCGGCCGACTTCTATGCGAGCCTCATGGAGACCGGGCGCTTCCGGGGCCGCACCTATGCCCTGCCGGTGGAGCTGCATCTGCCGGTGCTCTTTTACAACGCCGACCAGCTCGCAGCCCGCCGCCTGGCCCCCCCCGAGACCTGGGAGGCCCTGGCCCGGGTGGCCCAGCAGCTCACCACCCGCTCGGCCAGGGGGTTCGTGGTGGTCAGCGACGTCTACAGTTTCAGCACGGTGGTGATGGCCCGGGGAGGGCAGTTGGTGCGCGAGGGCCGGCCCAACTTCACCGACCCAAAGGTGGTGGAGAGCCTGGAGTACCTGCAGGGCCTGGTGCGGGGAGGGGCCGCGGTGAGCCGCAACATCGCCGAGGCCCAGTTCGCCATGGTGGACTTCGTGCGCACCCGGGTTTTCATGGGCATCGCCCCCATCACCCTCTGGCCCGTGCTGGAAAGCCGCACCCCCATTCCCTTTCGCCTTGGGGTGGCGCCGGTGCCCCAAAGCCCTGGAGGCCGGCTGCCCCTGGCTGGGGGCAACCTGATGGTGCTCCGGGGGGCCAGCGAGGCCCAGGCCCGGGGGGCGGTGGCCTTCTGGCGCTACTGGATGGAGCCGGCGATTCTGGCCGACTGGGTCCGGACTACCTACGCCCTGCCCCTGCGGCGGGCGGTGGAGCCCCTGCTGGGGGACTTCTACCGCCAAGACCCGCGCCGGCGGGTGGTGCTGGCGGGCCTCGAGCAGGCCCAGACCTGGACCCAGGACCCCGAGATGACCCTTTGGTACGCTCCGCTGGAGGAGGCGCTGGAGCGGGTGCTCAAGGGAAACGCCGCGCCCCGGCTGGCGCTGGAGGAGGCCCAGCGCAAGGCCCTGGCGCTGGAGCGGCGCTAGGACTCGTGCTGCCGGTACCAGCGGGCAATGGCCGAGGCAGCGGCCCAGGTCAGGAGGGCGGCGGTCAGCACGTACCCCATCTGTTCGCCCGAAAGGGGGACCAGGCCCAGCAGCAGCCGGCCCTGGGGCAGCGCGAAGGCCAGGCCCACCAGGGCCACCCCCGCGGCGATGCTCAGGTCCAGCCAGCGGTTGGGTAGCGGCAGGAGGTGCAGGCTCCTCGCGGGGTAGGCGAAGATGAGCTGGGCGAGGGACTCGTACAGGAAAACCGCGCTGCGCACGGCCTCCGGGCCCAGGCCTCGCAGGTGCAGAAGGACCAGCAGGCCTGCGCCTAGAAGCGCCTTGATCGCCCCACTAATCAAAATGAAGGTCAGCGAGGGGCGGTCCAGCAGGGGGGCCTTGGGGTCGCGGGGCCGCTGGCGCATTACCCCAGGGTTGCGGTCGACCCCCAGGGCCAGGGCGGGGGGGCCGTCGGCTAGGATGTTGATCCACAAAAGCTGCACCGCGGTAAGGGGGAGGAAGAAGGCCCCTGTCGTCTCGCGCAGGCCTAAACCCACTGCGGCCAGAAGGCCTAGGAGCACCAGCAGCACCAGGGCCACGTTGGTGGAGAAGAGGAAGCGGATGAACTTCTGGATGTTCTCGTATATGCTGCGGCCCTCCTCGATGGCCGTCACAATGGTGGCGAAGTTATCGTCCAGCAGCACCAGATCGGCCACCTCGCGGCTTACCTCCGAGCCCCGCTGGCCCATGGCCACCCCCACATCGGCTCGTTTGAGGGCGGGCGCATCGTTCACCCCATCCCCGGTCATGGCCACCACCTCACCCTGGGCCTTCAAAGCTTCCACCAGGCGCAGCTTGTGCTCCGGGCGCACCCGGGCGAAGACGCTGACCTCGCGCAAGACCTTGGCCAGCGCCTCCGCTCCGAGGGGCTCCAGCTCCTCGCCGGTGAGCACCCGTTCGCTTGGGATGCCTACCTGGCGAGCGATGGCCTGGGCGGTGGCGGGGTGGTCGCCCGTTACCATCAAGACCCGGATGCCTGCGGCCTGGGCTGCCTGGATGGCCCCGGGTACCTCGGGCCGCGGAGGGTCCCAGAACAGGGCCAGCCCGGCGAATTGGAGGCCCTCCTCCCGCTCCCCCTCGCCCCAGGCCAGCCCCAGCACCCGGTAGCCCTCGGCGGCGTAGGCCAGGGCCTTTTCCTGCCACAGTTGGCGCTCCGTTGGGCTCAGGCTGGCGCGCTCCAGCAGCACCTCGGGTGCCCCCTTGAGGTAGCTCACCAGGCCCCTCTCCTCCCGCACGGTTATCCGGAGGAAGCGATGGCGGCTGTCGAAGGGCCGTTCGCTGTGGCGGGGCACGGCGCGCAGGGCTTCGGGGTTCACCCCCTGGCTGCGCAGGTAGGCCAGCAGGGCCAGATCCATGGGGTCGCCGGCTTGGTGGTCGGCCTCGTTGGCCAAGGCGCAGACCCGATAGGCGGCCTGGAGGTTGGGGCTATCGATGGCCCGCACTTCCATGCGGTTTTCCGTGAGGGTACCGGTCTTGTCGGTGGCGATGACCGTGACCGAGCCCAGCGCCTCCACCGCAGCGAGCCGGCGCACCACCGCCTTGCGCCGGGCCATCCGCTCTACCCCAAGCGATAGGGTGAGGGTAAGGACCGCGGGCAGGCCCTCGGGGACGGCGGCCACCGCCAGGGCCACCGCGAACAGGAGCACCTCACCCAGCCGGTGCCAGCCCTCAAAGACCACGCCCCCCAGCGCCACCAGAAAGGCCACCCCCAGCACTGCCCGGGCCACCTGGTGCCCGAACTGCCGCAGGCGGCGCTCCAGGGGGGTGGGGTCGGCCCGTACCGTGCCCAGCATCACCGCCAACCGGCCCAAGGCGCTGTGTGCGCCAGTGCGCACCACCTGGGCCAGGGCTTTGCCCCGCGTCAGCAGGGTGCCGGCGTAAAGCTCGTGGCCCACTTCCTTTTCCACGGGCAAGCTTTCCCCGGTGAGGACCGATTCGTCTACCGCCGGGTGTCCTTCCAAAAGCTCGGCATCGGCGGGGATGCGGTCGCCGGCCTCGAGCCGGATGACATCCCCAGGCACCAGCCGGTCGCTGGCCACCTGCTGCCAGCGTCCTTCCCGCCGCACCCAGATGCGCGGCACGGCCAGGGCCTCGAGCCGGCGCAGGGCGGCCTCTGACCGGCTCTCCTGCCAAAGGCCAAGCCCCGCGTTGAAAAGCAGGATAAGGCCGATGGCGATGGACTCGAAGGGCAGGCCATGGCCGCCTTCCAGGCCCCAAAGCGCCAGGTCCACCCCTAAAGCGAAGAGCAGGATGTAGATGAGGGGGCTCTTGAACTGCCGCAAAAATCGGTGCAGAAAGCTTTCGGGCGACTTCTCGGGCAGCCGGTTGGGGCCGTGGATTTCCAGCCGTCGCTTGGCTTCTGCCTCGCTCAGGCCCGGCGGTAGGGTTCGCACGGGCCCAGGGTAGCGGCCTAGCCAAGGGACAGGTGCCCCTGTGGTATGCTCGGGCCGGGCTGCCATGAAAGGCCTGGTCTGGCTTTTGCTGCTTGGCTTTACCTGGGCTTGGGCCCAAGGCCCAGAAGGGCTCGAGGCCCGCGTGCTGTCCCTCATCAACCAAGCCCGGGCCAAGGGGGTGGCCTGCCGGGGGGGCGGGGGCGGGTACAGCCTGCCCCCCCTGCGCCCCAACTCCACCCTGGCCCAGGTGGCCCGGGGCCATGCCCGAGACATGGCCCGCCACGGCTTTGTGTCCCACTATTTTCAGGGGGTGGGCCCCCGGCTGCGGGTGGCCCGGGCCGGGTACCGCTACCTGCGGATGTCCGAGATCATATTCAAAGGCCGCAGCGGCGACCCTGCGAGGGCGGTGCGCTGGTGGCTGCGCTCGCCCACGCATTGCCGCGCGATTATGAACCCCTACTACACCGAGGCCGGCGCGGGGTTTCGTGGCAACGCCTGGGTGGTGGTGCTGGCCCAGCCCCGCTAGGGTTTTTGGGCCAGCCGCAGGATGAGGAGCATGCCCAGGCTTTGGAGCAGGGGGAACGACATCAGGGTAAGGGCCCCGGGCCACAGGGCGAAAAGCCCGATGGGCACCACTGTGGCCACGGTGCTGATCCACATGAGCTCGGTGCGCTGGCGTTCCCGTAGCAGCCGGTAGACGATGTAGTTGTTGAGAAAGGCAAAGGCCAAAAGCAAGATCCAGGCCAGCACCAGGGTGTTCATGCCCTGCATTCTACGATGCTGGCCTTGACAGGCCCCGCTGGCTTTTCTACCATGCGTTGGGCTGAAGCCCCCCTGAAGGAGGTGAACGACCATGGAAGAGCCTGGTAGTTCTTACCCGTTCCCGGTGGGGGGCTCGCGGCTTCGTTCGTCCTGAGCACCCCAAAAAACGGCGGTAGACATTGGGCACGGCCTATTCGACCCCCCAGGCTTTTCACGGGGGGCGCTGGAGGTGTGTTGTGGAACACGAGTTCAAGACCCTAATTGCTCAGAAGGACCTAGGCCGGCTTAAGGCCCTCCTAGCTGCCCAGCCCGACGAGCGGGTTGTGGAGGAGCTGCGCAGCCTCGACCCCCCGGCGCGGGTGGTGGTCTTTCGCCTTCTAGACAAGGAGAAGGCCCTGCGGGTCTTCGAGGAGCTGGACCGCCCCGAGCAGTCCGAGCTGGTGCGGGCTATGGAGGACCCCGAAATCCTGGGCCTTCTTACCGAGCTCGACCCCGAGGAGCAGACCCAGCTTTTGGAGGAGCTGCCGGCCAAGGTGGTCAAGCGCCTTCTGCAGGAGCTCTCTCCCGAGGCCCGCGCGCAGGTGAGCTTTTTGCTGGGTTTTCCCGAAGGCAGCGCGGCCCGGCTGATGGACCCTTACTACCTGGCCCTGCCCCAGGAGACTCCCGCCGAGGCAGCGCTGGAGCGGGCCCGGACCTCCGACCTCGAGCCCGACGACCTGGAGGTTATCTTCGTACTGGGGCCAGGGCGGGTGTACGAGGGGTACGTCCCGATTGCCCGCCTGCTCAAGGCCCCCCCGGGGACCCCCTTGGGCCAGCTCGCCGAGGGAAAGGGGGTCTGGGTCTCGGCCTATGCCCCGGAGGCCCAGGCAGCTGAGCTGTTTTTGAGCGAGGGGCTCAAACTGCTGCCGGTGCTGGACCGGGAGGACCGGATGCTGGGGGTCATCCATGCCGGGCGTGCCTTCGAGCTTTTGCAGGAGCAGGAGGCCAAGCGGGTGGTGCGCTTCGGAGGGACTTTGGCCCTGCCACCCCAGGGGGCCGATATCGACATCGTCAAGGACCCTTTCCGCCGGCTCTTCCTGGGGCGCTTTGTCTGGCTGGCGCTGCTTACGGTGTTCGGCGTTTTCACCTCCACCTTCGTGGCTGCCCAGGAGGAGATGCTCTCGGCGGCCATCATCCTGGCGGCCTTTGTGGCCCCTATCATCGATATGGGGGGCAACACCGGCAGCCAGACCGCCACTTTGGTCATCCGCTCCATGGCCCTGGGCCAGGTGCGTCTGCGCTGGCGGGACTTCCTGTTCGTGCTAAAGCGCGACGTGCCCGTGGCCCTGGCCTTGGGTCTCGCCATTGCCCTGCTCGAGGCCCTCCTGGCCTTTTTCTCCAAGGGGGTGGGGGCGGAGATCCTTTGGGTGGTGGGGCTGGCCATGCTGACCGTGACCATGCTGGGGAGCCTGGTGGGCATCGTGCTGCCCTTCTTGGCCAAGCGCTTGGGGGCCGATCCGGCCACCCTGAGCGCGCCCGTAATCACCTCGGTGATGGACCTTCTGGGGGTGGCGGTCTACTTCGGCTACGCCTACATCTTCCTGGGGCATCTGTTGCGCTAGGAGGTGGTCATGGACCTGGGAGAGTTCATGCTGCGGGTTCTCGTTGCCTTGCTGCTGGGGGCCTTTATTGGGGTAGAGCGCCAGCGGCGGCAAAGCCTGGCGGGCATGCGCACCAACGCCCTGGTCTCGGTGGGGGCGGCGCTTTTCGTGAGCATCTCGGCCATGGTGGAGGTGAACGGCGTTCTTGATCCCACCCGGATTGCCGCCCAGGTGGTCTCGGGCATTGGGTTTTTAGGGGCCGGGGTGATTTTGCGGGAGGGCCTGAACGTGCGGGGTCTGAACACCGCGGCCACGCTTTGGGGGGCGGCCGCGGTGGGGTCGCTGGCGGGCTCGGGCTTCCTGCCCCAGGCCGCGCTCGGCGCCTTAGCGGTGCTTTTCATCAACCTGGTGGTGCGGGGCCTGGCCCGCTATTTCGAGGCAAAGGAACGCAATGGGGGGGGCGAGACCGAGGTGACCTACAGCCTACAGGCGGTTTGCCGCTCGGAGGACGAGACCCGGGTGCGGCTTCTTCTGCTGCAAAACCTGGTTGGAAGCCCCCTGCGCCTCAGATTGCTGGAGACCAGCGACCTCGACACGCCGGGGCGGCTGCAGCTCCGGGCCGAGCTGGTGAGCCTGGGGCGGCAGGAGCGCAGCCTGGAGGAGGTGGTGGGACGCCTCAGCCTCGAGCCCGGCGTGAGCGCGGTACGCTGGAGGGTGCTGGGCGAGGTTGAAACCTAGTCTGCGAGGGCCTGGAGCATGGCCTCCACGCTGGTCAGCTTGACCCTGGGGCGGCCCTGGGCCTGGCCCTGGGCGCACTCGAGCGCGTCCAGCCTGAGCCATTCGGCCAGGGTCACAAACCGTACTCCCCGCTCTTTCAGCAGCCGGGGGATGGCCCCGGGGTCGGGCTCGAGGGCCCGCGGCAGGCCGGGCGCGTCCTCCAGCAGGCGCTTTATCGTCTCGGCGGCGTCGGCCTTGTTGGTGCCGATTACCCCGGTGGGCCCCCGCTTAATCCAGCCCGCGGTGTACTCACCCGGGGCCACCTGGCCCTCCCGCAGCACCCGCCCCCCCTGGTTGGGGATGATGCCCCTGCGTTCGTCGAAGGGCACCCCGGGCAGGGGCACCCCCCTGTAGCCCACCGAGCGCAGGACCATGCCCACCTCCAGCTCCTCGTAGACCCCGGTGCCCACCGCGTTCAGGTTCTCGTCCAGCCGGTTGCGCTCCAGCCGCACCCGCTCGACCCGGCCGTTGCCCAGGATGGCCACCGGCGAGACCCAGAAGCGGATGTGTACCCGCCGGGGCTTGCCGGTTAGGGGCCTAGAGGCGAACTCCCGCAGCACCTCTATGTTTTTGAGCAAGCCTGGGTCACCTGCAATCGCAGCAGCGCTTTTTTCGTCGAGCTCGAGCTCCTCGGGACGAACCACCACATCGGCGTTCAGAAGCTCGCCCAGCTCGCGCAATTCCTTGGTGGTGAACTTGGCCTGGGCCGGGCCCCGGCGGCCCAGCATGTAGATATCGGTCACCTGGCTTTGGGCCAGCACCGGCAGGGCGTGGTCGGCGATGTCGGTGAGCCGCAGCTCCTCGGCCGACTTGGCCAGGATGCGGCTCACGTCCACCGCCACGTTGCCCACCCCCACCACAGCCACCCCCCGCACGTCCAGCCGGATGGGGAGG harbors:
- a CDS encoding MgtC/SapB family protein, with protein sequence MDLGEFMLRVLVALLLGAFIGVERQRRQSLAGMRTNALVSVGAALFVSISAMVEVNGVLDPTRIAAQVVSGIGFLGAGVILREGLNVRGLNTAATLWGAAAVGSLAGSGFLPQAALGALAVLFINLVVRGLARYFEAKERNGGGETEVTYSLQAVCRSEDETRVRLLLLQNLVGSPLRLRLLETSDLDTPGRLQLRAELVSLGRQERSLEEVVGRLSLEPGVSAVRWRVLGEVET
- a CDS encoding extracellular solute-binding protein, whose protein sequence is MRVFWLGLFVGGAFAQRPVDIVFWHTLDPPGREVLERVVADFNRSQRDYRVVAQYVGDLREGGVKLISALRAGNAPQLYYGEVSFVGRAVQENLALPLDEYLGGLPADFYASLMETGRFRGRTYALPVELHLPVLFYNADQLAARRLAPPETWEALARVAQQLTTRSARGFVVVSDVYSFSTVVMARGGQLVREGRPNFTDPKVVESLEYLQGLVRGGAAVSRNIAEAQFAMVDFVRTRVFMGIAPITLWPVLESRTPIPFRLGVAPVPQSPGGRLPLAGGNLMVLRGASEAQARGAVAFWRYWMEPAILADWVRTTYALPLRRAVEPLLGDFYRQDPRRRVVLAGLEQAQTWTQDPEMTLWYAPLEEALERVLKGNAAPRLALEEAQRKALALERR
- the mgtE gene encoding magnesium transporter, whose product is MEHEFKTLIAQKDLGRLKALLAAQPDERVVEELRSLDPPARVVVFRLLDKEKALRVFEELDRPEQSELVRAMEDPEILGLLTELDPEEQTQLLEELPAKVVKRLLQELSPEARAQVSFLLGFPEGSAARLMDPYYLALPQETPAEAALERARTSDLEPDDLEVIFVLGPGRVYEGYVPIARLLKAPPGTPLGQLAEGKGVWVSAYAPEAQAAELFLSEGLKLLPVLDREDRMLGVIHAGRAFELLQEQEAKRVVRFGGTLALPPQGADIDIVKDPFRRLFLGRFVWLALLTVFGVFTSTFVAAQEEMLSAAIILAAFVAPIIDMGGNTGSQTATLVIRSMALGQVRLRWRDFLFVLKRDVPVALALGLAIALLEALLAFFSKGVGAEILWVVGLAMLTVTMLGSLVGIVLPFLAKRLGADPATLSAPVITSVMDLLGVAVYFGYAYIFLGHLLR
- a CDS encoding CAP domain-containing protein — its product is MKGLVWLLLLGFTWAWAQGPEGLEARVLSLINQARAKGVACRGGGGGYSLPPLRPNSTLAQVARGHARDMARHGFVSHYFQGVGPRLRVARAGYRYLRMSEIIFKGRSGDPARAVRWWLRSPTHCRAIMNPYYTEAGAGFRGNAWVVVLAQPR
- a CDS encoding FAD-dependent oxidoreductase; the protein is MADQFDTNRPLRVAVIGAGPSGIYAAEALIKQSEVPVLVDVFDRLPTPFGLVRYGVAPDHQTIKSVTKVMQKVLQDPKVRFFGHVAFGRDLTRADLRRYYDAAVYTVGASSDRHLNIPGEDLAGSLSATEFVAWYNGHPDYKDLPIRLDVRGVAVVGVGNVAVDVSRILAKSAEELRLTDIADHALPVLAQSQVTDIYMLGRRGPAQAKFTTKELRELGELLNADVVVRPEELELDEKSAAAIAGDPGLLKNIEVLREFASRPLTGKPRRVHIRFWVSPVAILGNGRVERVRLERNRLDENLNAVGTGVYEELEVGMVLRSVGYRGVPLPGVPFDERRGIIPNQGGRVLREGQVAPGEYTAGWIKRGPTGVIGTNKADAAETIKRLLEDAPGLPRALEPDPGAIPRLLKERGVRFVTLAEWLRLDALECAQGQAQGRPRVKLTSVEAMLQALAD
- a CDS encoding cation-transporting P-type ATPase; protein product: MRTLPPGLSEAEAKRRLEIHGPNRLPEKSPESFLHRFLRQFKSPLIYILLFALGVDLALWGLEGGHGLPFESIAIGLILLFNAGLGLWQESRSEAALRRLEALAVPRIWVRREGRWQQVASDRLVPGDVIRLEAGDRIPADAELLEGHPAVDESVLTGESLPVEKEVGHELYAGTLLTRGKALAQVVRTGAHSALGRLAVMLGTVRADPTPLERRLRQFGHQVARAVLGVAFLVALGGVVFEGWHRLGEVLLFAVALAVAAVPEGLPAVLTLTLSLGVERMARRKAVVRRLAAVEALGSVTVIATDKTGTLTENRMEVRAIDSPNLQAAYRVCALANEADHQAGDPMDLALLAYLRSQGVNPEALRAVPRHSERPFDSRHRFLRITVREERGLVSYLKGAPEVLLERASLSPTERQLWQEKALAYAAEGYRVLGLAWGEGEREEGLQFAGLALFWDPPRPEVPGAIQAAQAAGIRVLMVTGDHPATAQAIARQVGIPSERVLTGEELEPLGAEALAKVLREVSVFARVRPEHKLRLVEALKAQGEVVAMTGDGVNDAPALKRADVGVAMGQRGSEVSREVADLVLLDDNFATIVTAIEEGRSIYENIQKFIRFLFSTNVALVLLVLLGLLAAVGLGLRETTGAFFLPLTAVQLLWINILADGPPALALGVDRNPGVMRQRPRDPKAPLLDRPSLTFILISGAIKALLGAGLLVLLHLRGLGPEAVRSAVFLYESLAQLIFAYPARSLHLLPLPNRWLDLSIAAGVALVGLAFALPQGRLLLGLVPLSGEQMGYVLTAALLTWAAASAIARWYRQHES